Proteins from a single region of Sediminitomix flava:
- the moaA gene encoding GTP 3',8-cyclase MoaA: MVNSSIFTKSLEDTFGRKHDYLRLSVTDRCNLRCFYCMPENVEFSPSEELMQTDEIEAICHDFVKMGVRKIRITGGEPLARKDIDDILLRLAKMPVSLHMTTNGVLVSKHQEALLKSGIESINVSLDSLNPKGFHHITRRNDFEKVMEAIEWLKTTPIKTKVNVVLMRGENDHEITDFADFAIQHNLDVRFIEFMPFQGNEWSINKRVSHQEVVSILENHLGNKLQTLAHQAHETSTNFKIEGTSAIVGLISTVSQPFCGDCNRLRLTADGKMKNCLFSDSELDLLSAFRNGTSIQPIVRKGVMKKRKERGGKDFNAKADRENNRSMVRIGG, from the coding sequence ATGGTGAATAGCTCCATCTTTACAAAATCTTTAGAAGACACTTTTGGCAGAAAACATGATTATCTGAGGCTATCGGTTACTGACCGTTGCAATCTCAGATGCTTTTATTGTATGCCCGAAAATGTTGAGTTTTCACCTTCTGAAGAATTGATGCAGACGGATGAAATAGAGGCAATTTGTCACGACTTTGTAAAGATGGGAGTTCGTAAAATCCGTATTACGGGAGGGGAACCATTAGCCAGAAAAGATATAGATGATATACTTTTACGTTTGGCTAAAATGCCAGTCTCATTGCACATGACAACAAATGGCGTTTTAGTTTCCAAACATCAAGAAGCATTACTTAAATCTGGAATAGAAAGTATTAATGTCAGTCTAGATTCTTTAAACCCTAAAGGTTTTCATCATATCACAAGGCGAAATGACTTTGAGAAAGTGATGGAAGCCATTGAATGGTTGAAAACAACTCCAATCAAAACCAAAGTAAATGTGGTTTTGATGCGAGGAGAAAATGATCATGAAATAACGGATTTTGCAGATTTTGCCATACAACACAATTTGGATGTCCGTTTTATTGAATTTATGCCATTCCAAGGAAATGAATGGTCTATCAATAAAAGAGTATCCCACCAAGAAGTTGTGAGCATCCTAGAAAATCATTTAGGAAATAAACTTCAAACGCTAGCTCATCAAGCTCACGAAACTTCCACAAATTTTAAAATAGAAGGAACATCAGCAATAGTAGGTCTGATTAGTACTGTTTCCCAACCTTTCTGTGGTGATTGTAATCGTCTGAGATTAACTGCAGATGGAAAAATGAAAAATTGTCTTTTCTCAGATTCAGAACTCGATCTTCTTTCAGCATTCAGAAACGGAACAAGTATCCAACCGATAGTCAGAAAAGGAGTCATGAAGAAGAGAAAAGAAAGAGGCGGAAAAGACTTCAACGCTAAAGCTGATAGAGAAAATAACCGTAGCATGGTTCGTATTGGAGGATAG